A part of Augochlora pura isolate Apur16 chromosome 1, APUR_v2.2.1, whole genome shotgun sequence genomic DNA contains:
- the Mrpl52 gene encoding mitochondrial ribosomal protein L52 has protein sequence MTTIMKTVSVLRVGRNTTDFASIVNGLHTSSAKYLNQYRRQQKGLPTNPNVNGPLVTLPDFSYRDNRPSPYGANQWKRIIKHQDYMKKVEKLVGEVDYAVERHKYLLKKKEEKRQKILDSKLKPKGQLLITDN, from the exons atgACGACGATAATGAAAACGGTGTCAGTGTTACGCGTTGGTCGTAATACAA CAGATTTCGCTTCCATCGTCAATGGTCTTCATACATCTTCGGCAAAATATTTGAACCAGTACCGGCGGCAACA GAAAGGTTTACCCACCAATCCGAACGTGAACGGTCCTCTGGTTACCCTTCCGGATTTTTCTTATAGAGACAATAGACCTAGTCCTTACGGAGCCAATCAGTGGAAGCGTATAATAAAACATCAAGACTATATG aaaaagGTTGAGAAGTTGGTTGGTGAAGTTGATTATGCGGTTGAAAGACACAAGTATTTGttgaaaaagaaggaagagaaaaGACAAAAGATATTGGATAGCAAATTAAAACCAAAAGGACAGCTACTTATAacagataattaa
- the LOC144469199 gene encoding uncharacterized protein LOC144469199, protein MFNPVQIKHEYISIEDVNINNRINVSLDNSSYPFNGAGVEYKYNQLPQFWSHAQLSNEIQSKTEIHGQQNLFQMEENDPTAYMKDYMQNGMMFQTNQEIGANQNHTTQRYHVNPTRKPEHPQIPQETQQPKHVNQMITTSEPVSSIKTNRPGRPPKTSSELNVGKKFKCQCEICFKEFGHKSNLFIHMRTHNGERPYKCSQCEKCFTHSGNLAIHMRTHSGERPYGCQICGKMFSHSGNLSTHLRTHSGVKPYKCSICGKEFRHSGNLSIHERIHSGIKPFQCKVCGKDFYHSGNLTTHMKKHTIGTYASVNQCETNDDPAMPATVNFNDTASLNAFANNVPLNSSTDIKVISNASNIVPIKHESTDEGITNGIEMLTST, encoded by the exons ATGTTTAATCCTGTACAAATAAAACATGAATACATAAGTATAGAagatgttaatattaataacagaatcAATGTATCATTGGATAATTCCTCGTATCCGTTCAATGGTGCTGGCGTCGAATACAAATACAATCAATTACCACAATTTTGGAGTCATGCACAGTTGTCCAACGAGATACAATCGAAGACTGAAATTCATGgacaacaaaatttgtttcaaatgGAA GAAAATGATCCCACCGCATACATGAAAGATTATATGCAAAACGGTATGATGTTCCAGACAAATCAGGAAATCGGTGCGAATCAGAATCATACGACTCAACGATATCACGTAAATCCTACTCGAAAGCCTGAACATCCACAAATTCCCCAAGAAACGCAACAACCGAAACATGTAAATCAAATGATAACTACGTCCGAACCGGTGTCTTCGATAAAAACGAACCGTCCCGGGAGACCGCCGAAAACCTCTTCCGAATTGAACGTAgggaaaaaatttaaatgcCAGTGCGAAATATGTTTCAAAGAGTTCGGGCACAAAAGCAACTTGTTCATACACATGAGGACTCATAACGGGGAACGACCATACAAATGCAGTCAATGCGAGAAGTGTTTTACTCATAGCGGGAATTTGGCAATCCATATGAGAACGCATTCCGGTGAACGACCTTACGGCTGTCAGATATGTGGAAAAATGTTCAGTCACAGTGGAAATTTGTCGACACATTTAAGGACTCATTCGGGAGTCAAACCGTATAAATGTAGTATTTGTGGTAAAGAATTCAGGCACAGTGGAAATTTATCCATACACGAAAGGATACATTCCGGAATCAAGCCATTTCAATGTAAAGTTTGCGGAAAGGATTTTTATCACAGTGGAAATTTAACAACTCATATGAAGAAGCATACCATAGGTACTTATGCTAGTGTTAATCAGTGCGAGACTAACGACGATCCGGCGATGCCTGCTACAGTAAACTTTAATGATACCGCATCTTTAAATGCATTTGCAAATAACGTACCATTAAATTCATCAACCGATATAAAAGTGATATCTAATGCAAGCAACATTGTTCCTATAAAACACGAAAGTACTGATGAAGGAATAACGAACGGTATTGAAATGTTAACATCAACTTAA
- the LOC144469204 gene encoding 8-oxo-dGDP phosphatase NUDT18, with amino-acid sequence MSLTVEKQIELLLSGNSLEIDDTHEALHAAQTDVLGSKTPSNYVPICQKTVAYIVAAVVINEHGDVLMMQEAKACCNGKWYLPAGRVQPDENLLDAVKREVLEETGLVMEPETLILIECAVGSWFRFVFTGQIIGGKLKTLEEANKESLQASWVQNISDLTLRANDIVPLIEKAKSYIMNKDTLHYPNLIPATKSLNKLLLRLVITSKKRATNKLHVLVSNTELAYLPTCEINPNCSLLSTLHNFMEELFGSGVPQHKPHGILSVEFSGEQEGDGLCLTLLVSFKLPVEDIPTIGKYIWRELPDNVATKISYRLPRNMTLPLNVIR; translated from the exons ATGTCTTTAACTGTCGAGAAACAAATCGAACTATTATTATCTGGGAATTCCTTAGAGATCGATGACACGCACGAAGCACTCCATGCCGCACAAACTGACGTATTag GATCGAAAACGCCCAGCAATTATGTGCCCATTTGTCAAAAGACTGTGGCATAcattgttgctgctgttgttaTAAACGAACACGGAGATGTATTGATGATGCAGGAAGCGAAAGCCTGTTGCAATGGTAAATGGTATTTACCGGCTGGTAGAGTCCAAcccgatgaaaatttattggatGCTGTTAAGCGGGAAGTTCTTGAAGAAACGGGCCTTGTAATGGAGCCAGAAACACTGATATTAATCGAATGTGCGGTTGGTTCATGGTTTCGGTTTGTTTTCACTGGTCAGATAATTGGTGGTAAACTGAAAACGTTAGAGGAAGCAAATAAGGAATCGTTGCAAGCTAGCTGGGTGCAAAATATAAGCGATCTGACCCTCAGAGCGAATGATATCGTTCCTCTAATAGAAAAAGCAAAATCATATATTATGAACAAGGATACGTTGCACTATCCCAATTTAATTCCAGCTACTAAgtcattaaacaaattattgctGAGACTTGTAATTACTTCAAAAAAGAGAGCAAC GAACAAGTTACACGTTCTTGTATCGAACACGGAACTGGCTTATTTGCCGACTTGTGAAATTAATCCAAATTGTAGTCTCCTTTCTACCTTGCATAATTTCATGGAA gaACTATTTGGCAGCGGAGTTCCGCAGCACAAGCCGCATGGAATATTGTCTGTAGAATTTAGCGGAGAACAAGAAGGAGATGGACTTTGTTTAACATTGCTGGTATCGTTCAAGCTTCCCGTGGAGGATATACCTACTATCGGAAAGTATATTTGGCGCGAATTGCCCGATAACGTAGCCACAAAAATATCTTACCGTTTGCCAAGAAATATGACGCTGCCTTTAAACGTTATACGATAA
- the LOC144469970 gene encoding uncharacterized protein LOC144469970 produces the protein MSECKMTSMDSGVEMGNDSNDSSITQHENLSVSQMSTVNSTVATAPTTTITTSLTTTSNCESGSNTSFILAKSFSSYLPISSFSTFQSSTDIENNKISLPISTSLQHNYEAFHESLKLQNLPCAYSKSANVIRYKPHSGKVKSFVSSPNRRDRCWPYYSQIKKTTGVKMQVAAGTNNTEAMERMLDNGVSPNVTNSKGQTPLHVACSNGYAEMVELLLRHGANPNSRDSAGNTPLQLASLTCCVSVASRLLKDVVKFVPQDRDYYNTLQLSQEKLMLFPNIYTDSTIGNIQRVTEQIHEIINLLLSYLQELKNSQDPVETLSTFYSRLSLSNASKQI, from the exons ATGTCTGAATGTAAAATGACATCGATGGATTCTGGAGTGGAAATGGGCAACGATTCGAACGACAGTTCGATCACGCAGCACGAGAATCTGTCGGTAAGCCAGATGAGTACTGTCAACTCTACTGTAGCTACAGcaccaacaacaacaataacaaccTCGTTGACAACAACGTCTAACTGCGAGAGCGGATCGAATACTTCCTTTATTCTAGCGAAGTCTTTCAGCTCGTATTTGCCGATCTCGTCTTTCTCCACGTTTCAAAGCTCCACAgatatcgaaaataataaaatttcgttgcCAATAAGTACGTCATTACAGCACAATTACGAAGCTTTCCACGag AGTTTGAAGCTGCAGAATCTTCCGTGTGCGTATTCAAAGTCCGCAAACGTTATAAGATACA aACCTCATTCTGGTAAAGTTAAATCATTTGTTTCGTCGCCAAATCGTCGTGATCGATGTTGGCCGTATTACAGTCAAATAAAGAAAACCACAGGTGTTAAAATGCAAGTGGCAGCAGGCACGAATAATACAGAGGCGATGGAGAGGATGTTAGACAATGGAGTATCTCCAAATGTTACGAATTCAAAGGGGCAGACACCTTTGCACGTTGCTTGTAGCAA TGGTTACGCAGAAATGGTGGAGTTATTACTGAGACACGGTGCAAATCCCAATTCTCGTGACAGTGCAGGCAACACTCCGCTACAGTTGGCGTCGCTGACTTGTTGCGTGTCTGTTGCATCACGTCTCTTGAAAGATGTTGTGAAGTTTGTGCCTCAAGACAGAGATTATTACAATACGCTGCAATTGTCGCAAGAGAAGTTAATGTTATTTCCGAATATATATACCGATTCTACAATAGGTAATATACAAAGGGTTACAGAGCAGattcatgaaataattaatttgttattaagttATCTGCAAGAACTAAAGAACTCTCAAGACCCTGTAGAAACGTTGAGTACATTTTATTCGCGTTTATCATTGTCAAATGCATCCAAGCAGATCTAA